GCGCAGGTCTACACAATATATTGTGGATAACTCTCAATCAACCACAATATCAGCGGAAGATACGGTCTGTCGCACTTGCATCACATAGCACCTGATATAAGTTATGCCCATGGCAAAAACCGTAAATCTGATCAAGTTATCCGTCGGAACAGAAGATGTCGCAGGCCTTGCAGCGTGGCAAGCAACCGCGCGCGCACAGACCCCGGAAGGCAATCCGCGCCACATTACCCGCATGTGGCCCAAGCGCGAGGCCGAAATTCTGAACGGAGGGTCGATCTATTGGGTAATCAAGGGTGTCATCCTCTGTCGCCAGCCTATCCTGCGCCTAGACGCATACGATAGCGCTGACGGGATCCGTCGTTGCGCCATCGTCTCCAAACCGGGACTGATCCTTGTGACACCAACGCCCAAACGCGCCTTTCAGGGCTGGCGCTATCTGACACCGGAAGATGCCCCCGAAGACGTCCCGAAAGGGCGCGAGTCCGAAGTGCCGCTGCCACCCGGATTAACGAAAGCGCTTGCCGACATCGGTGTGCGGTAGCATCCTTGCGGCGGTGACTGCGTGTGGGTCACACCAACGGGATACGCCAATGCATGTGTTCAACAGTATCTATCCTGATGTCCCGCTGCGCGACGTCACAATGACAGAACAGGTTTTTGAAAGCCTCCGGAAACGCCCGGATGACATTGTGTTGACGGATGGTCCGAGCGGCAAAAGCATGACAGCCGCAGCCTTCATCGATCAGGTGCAGCGCCTTGCAGGTGGGCTTGCCCAACAGGGCTTTGGTAAGGGTGACGTGCTTGCGATACTTGCCCCGAACATGCCCGATTTTTGCGTGGTATTTCATGCGATTACCTATGCCGGCGGAACGATTACGACGCTTAACCCAAGCTACACCGCGCCCGAAATCACCCATCAGCTGAAAGACAGCGGTGCGAAAGCCCTGTTCACGGTCCCGGCCCTGTGCAACGCCGCCGAGGCAGCGATCAGCGGCACATCCGTTGAGGATTTGTTCGTCGTCGGCGAAGACAGCTACACCGATCTTTTTGGGACGGCCCTGACTGCACAAATCTCCGTTGATCTGGATCACGATACGGTCGTGCTTCCCTACTCTTCTGGCACAACGGGCCTGCCTAAAGGTGTGATGCTTAGCCATCGCAACATGGTCGTGAACGTTGACCAGTCGATCAGTGCGCTTGATTTCCAACCCGGCGAAGTGACAGCTGCCTTTCTTCCGTTCTTCCACATCTACGGACTGAATGTTTTGATGAACACGCATCTGACTGGCGGCGGGGGCCTTGTCACGATGCCACGATTTGACCTCGAGATGTTTCTGAGGATTTCGCAGGATCATAAGGCCCGGCGGATGTGGATTGCCCCGCCCGTAGCGCTCGCATTGGCCAAGCATCCCATGGTGGATGACTATGATCTGTCGGCTTTGGAACTTGTCTTTTGTGCGGCCGCCCCGCTTGGCGCAGCTCTATCCGAAGCAGTGGCAGATCGGCTGAAATGTCGCTGCGTACAAGGATACGGTATGACAGAGTTGGCACCTGTCAGCCATGCCGTTCCCGTCGGTACCACCCGCCATGGCGCAGCCGGGATATCAGCACCCAACACGCTCTGCCGCATCGTTGATATTGAAACGGGCGACGATCTTGGCGCTGATGGCGAAGGTGAATTGTGGATCAAAGGCCCCCAAGTGATGCTGGGGTATCTGAACAACCCTACATCAACTGCAGAAACCATCACGCAAGACGGGTGGCTGCGCACTGGCGA
The sequence above is drawn from the Cognatiyoonia koreensis genome and encodes:
- a CDS encoding DUF1489 family protein → MAKTVNLIKLSVGTEDVAGLAAWQATARAQTPEGNPRHITRMWPKREAEILNGGSIYWVIKGVILCRQPILRLDAYDSADGIRRCAIVSKPGLILVTPTPKRAFQGWRYLTPEDAPEDVPKGRESEVPLPPGLTKALADIGVR
- a CDS encoding AMP-binding protein, which encodes MHVFNSIYPDVPLRDVTMTEQVFESLRKRPDDIVLTDGPSGKSMTAAAFIDQVQRLAGGLAQQGFGKGDVLAILAPNMPDFCVVFHAITYAGGTITTLNPSYTAPEITHQLKDSGAKALFTVPALCNAAEAAISGTSVEDLFVVGEDSYTDLFGTALTAQISVDLDHDTVVLPYSSGTTGLPKGVMLSHRNMVVNVDQSISALDFQPGEVTAAFLPFFHIYGLNVLMNTHLTGGGGLVTMPRFDLEMFLRISQDHKARRMWIAPPVALALAKHPMVDDYDLSALELVFCAAAPLGAALSEAVADRLKCRCVQGYGMTELAPVSHAVPVGTTRHGAAGISAPNTLCRIVDIETGDDLGADGEGELWIKGPQVMLGYLNNPTSTAETITQDGWLRTGDIAKIGADGFMTITDRLKELIKYKGFQVAPAELEAVLVGMDGVTDAAVIGSPDPEAGELPIAYIVATEDGPSDAAIRAHFSDNLASYKQLHRIERVSEIPKSASGKILRRLLRDQLVQQSH